The Amphiura filiformis unplaced genomic scaffold, Afil_fr2py scaffold_217, whole genome shotgun sequence genome has a segment encoding these proteins:
- the LOC140145330 gene encoding heparan sulfate glucosamine 3-O-sulfotransferase 5-like: MSSSLWNLVMELNYPVFLNLTLPAKWKALKDMLNLCGYEQRLTDVINIGVKKSGTSMFQQFFIKHPQIVRALDSEVHFFDWNYHKGIGYYRSRMMFASSEMLSFEKTPRYFRTKDAPSNMVKDLPDHVKFILLVKDPVKRSISEFRHNLQMKSKRTGLMNRTEHSGGIRFENEVLRQDGEVNVDSEIIDTSLYAKHFSNWLDYYPREKFLILDYDKLVQNVSFWLQKVEQFLDLQPFFKHKMFRLNKNRRLCFIPPHGLKSKSVCPGSTGSIPKAKPSRDTLLKLCHFFQPYNKMFMHLTNMTFDWRCQDESI; encoded by the coding sequence GGACATGTTGAATCTCTGTGGCTACGAGCAGCGTCTTACAGATGTCATCAATATTGGAGTCAAGAAGTCGGGAACATCAATGTTTCAACAATTCTTTATTAAGCATCCTCAAATTGTTCGCGCACTGGACAGCGAAGTTCACTTCTTCGATTGGAATTACCATAAAGGAATTGGTTACTATAGATCACGTATGATGTTTGCATCATCAGAAATGTTATCCTTTGAGAAAACTCCGAGATATTTTAGGACAAAGGATGCGCCTTCTAACATGGTCAAAGATTTACCAGACCAtgttaaatttatacttttagTTAAAGACCCAGTCAAACGATCGATATCTGAATTTAGACACAATTTGCAGATGAAATCAAAACGCACTGGTTTAATGAACAGGACGGAGCACAGTGGAGGAATACGCTTCGAAAATGAAGTACTACGGCAAGACGGCGAGGTCAATGTAGACAGCGAGATAATTGATACAAGTTTGTACGCTAAGCATTTTAGCAATTGGCTTGATTATTACCCGAGAGAAAAGTTTCTCATTCTTGATTACGACAAATTGGTGCAGAATGTATCATTTTGGCTTCAAAAAGTTGAACAATTTCTAGATTTACAAccattttttaaacacaaaatgtttcgaTTAAACAAAAACCGTCGACTGTGCTTTATACCACCACATGGGCTCAAATCAAAGAGTGTTTGTCCTGGTTCAACTGGATCCATACCGAAAGCAAAGCCAAGCAGAGATACTTTATTGAAACTTTGTCACTTCTTCCAACCGTACAATAAAATGTTCATGCACCTTACAAACATGACATTCGACTGGAGATGTCAAGACGAGTCCATATAA